A part of Neodiprion pinetum isolate iyNeoPine1 chromosome 4, iyNeoPine1.2, whole genome shotgun sequence genomic DNA contains:
- the LOC124216018 gene encoding putative sodium-dependent multivitamin transporter isoform X3: protein MKFSSQEYFTANGSMSIIPVGIALMASFMSAVTLLGVSAENYTYGTQFVVINVSYGIGTPIAAYGFLPVFFKLQATSAYEYLEKRFGIGARLFASFVYWIQLLLYTGVVLYAPSLALEATTGISKTWSIITIGLVCAFYSSIGGIKAVLITDVFQSILMFVAVFVVIGIAVGDVGSLSEIWRIAEEGGRIEFDSISPDPTVRHTWWSLIIGGLFTFLSLYGVNQVQVQRMLTVKSLKAAQAALWLNWPILMFLSFSTSFSGLAIYSRYYNCDPIKQGRIKNIDMLMPLYVMDTMSHVPGLPGLFVAVSKLKNFNFYSCKGIFSAGLSTVSAALNSLAAVTLEDYIKPAYKRCYSDDFPLARSTLFGKLLAFTFGIICIALAFLAQFLGGILQASLTIFGVVGGPLLGMFTLGMFTESANQRGAITGTLVALVFCLWIGFGQPRPGAPRLSTTDAGCNATYPGILNATITEAPTTLATWTNATTEDDPANYFYLYRISHMWYSAIGFLVTFLVGWLVSNVERIVMKEEQPELDPDLFIPWLAGRIRKRRLRFLPSFDKLALEPRSVTSKYTFHEDKSESPIPRSTEF from the exons ATGAAGTTTTCGTCACAGGAATACTTCACTGCTAATGGATCGATGAGCATAATACCAGTGGGCATCGCTCTCATGGCCTCGTTCATGTCGGCCGTCACTCTCCTCGGCGTTTCCGCCGAGAATTACACCTACGGTACTCAATTTGTCGTCATCAACGTATCCTACGGGATTGGGACTCCGATAGCTGCCTATGGATTCCTTCCcgtatttttcaaactacAAGCCACAAGTGCCTACGAG TACCTTGAAAAACGTTTCGGAATCGGTGCCCGACTGTTTGCCAGCTTCGTCTACTGGATCCAGCTGCTCTTGTACACAGGAGTCGTCCTGTACGCTCCGTCGTTGGCGCTCGAAGCAACCACCGGCATCTCGAAAACCTGGAGCATTATCACCATTGGTCTGGTTTGCGCCTTTTACTCGAGTATCGGCGGCATTAAGGCCGTCCTAATCACCGACGTATTCCAGAGCATCCTGATGTTCGTCGCCGTGTTCGTTGTCATCGGCATTGCGGTCGGTGACGTTGGCAGCTTGTCCGAGATCTGGAGGATCGCCGAAGAGGGGGGTCGAATAGAGTTTGATAG CATATCGCCGGATCCCACGGTGCGGCACACCTGGTGGAGTCTCATAATCGGCGGTCTCTTCACTTTCCTGTCTCTCTACGGTGTGAACCAGGTTCAAGTTCAGCGCATGTTGACCGTTAA GAGCTTGAAGGCTGCGCAAGCGGCTCTATGGCTGAACTGGCCGATTCTGATGTTCCTTTCCTTCAGCACCAGTTTCTCTGGTCTGGCGATATATAGCAGATACTACAACTGTGATCCCATAAAACAGGGgagaatcaaaaatattgatatgCTGATGCCCCTTTACGTCATGGACACGATGTCCCACGTGCCTGGCCTGCCTGGGCTTTTCGTTGCAG tgtcaaaattaaaaaacttcAACTTCTACTCATGCAAAGGGATATTCAGCGCCGGGTTGAGCACCGTATCCGCAGCTCTGAACTCCCTGGCCGCGGTAACATTGGAGGACTACATAAAACCAGCCTACAAGCGATGTTACAGCGACGATTTCCCTCTCGCCAGGTCAACTTTGTTCGGAAAATTGCTAGCCTTCACCTTCGGCATCATTTGCATCGCTCTGGCATTTTTGGCTCAGTTTTTGGGCGGTATTTTGCAG GCTAGCTTGACGATATTCGGGGTGGTTGGAGGTCCCTTGCTCGGCATGTTCACCCTCGGAATGTTCACCGAATCGGCGAACCAGCGAGGCGCTATAACCGGGACTCTTGTGGCcttggttttctgcctgtggATTGGATTCGGCCAGCCTCGTCCAGGCGCTCCAAGATTATCGACAACGGATGCGGGCTGCAATGCAACTTACCCGGGAATCTTGAATGCTACAATTACTGAGGCACCGACAACGTTAGCGACCTG GACCAACGCCACCACCGAGGACGATCCGGCCAACTACTTCTATCTCTACCGAATCTCGCACATGTGGTACAGCGCCATTGGCTTCCTGGTGACTTTCCTCGTCGGGTGGCTCGTCAGCAACGTCGAGCGGATCGTCATGAAGGAAGAACAGCCGGAGTTGGATCCGGATCTCTTTATTCCTTGGCTAGCGGGTCGCATAAGGAAGCGACGATTGCGGTTTTTACCGTCATTCGACAAGCTGGCTCTTGAGCCGCGCAGCGTCACTTCGAAGTACACTTTTCACGAGGACAAATCAGAGTCGCCTATCCCAAGAAGCACGGAGTTTTAG
- the LOC124216018 gene encoding putative sodium-dependent multivitamin transporter isoform X2, translated as MTPTLGWADYTVMGVMLIISAGIGIYYRFTGGRQKTTQEYFTANGSMSIIPVGIALMASFMSAVTLLGVSAENYTYGTQFVVINVSYGIGTPIAAYGFLPVFFKLQATSAYEYLEKRFGIGARLFASFVYWIQLLLYTGVVLYAPSLALEATTGISKTWSIITIGLVCAFYSSIGGIKAVLITDVFQSILMFVAVFVVIGIAVGDVGSLSEIWRIAEEGGRIEFDSISPDPTVRHTWWSLIIGGLFTFLSLYGVNQVQVQRMLTVKSLKAAQAALWLNWPILMFLSFSTSFSGLAIYSRYYNCDPIKQGRIKNIDMLMPLYVMDTMSHVPGLPGLFVAGIFSAGLSTVSAALNSLAAVTLEDYIKPAYKRCYSDDFPLARSTLFGKLLAFTFGIICIALAFLAQFLGGILQASLTIFGVVGGPLLGMFTLGMFTESANQRGAITGTLVALVFCLWIGFGQPRPGAPRLSTTDAGCNATYPGILNATITEAPTTLATWTNATTEDDPANYFYLYRISHMWYSAIGFLVTFLVGWLVSNVERIVMKEEQPELDPDLFIPWLAGRIRKRRLRFLPSFDKLALEPRSVTSKYTFHEDKSESPIPRSTEF; from the exons ATGACTCCAACTTTGGGATGGGCCGATTACACGGTGATGGGAGTGATGTTGATAATCAGCGCTGGAATTGGAATTTATTACAGATTTACAGGCGGTCGTCAGAAAACCACGCAG GAATACTTCACTGCTAATGGATCGATGAGCATAATACCAGTGGGCATCGCTCTCATGGCCTCGTTCATGTCGGCCGTCACTCTCCTCGGCGTTTCCGCCGAGAATTACACCTACGGTACTCAATTTGTCGTCATCAACGTATCCTACGGGATTGGGACTCCGATAGCTGCCTATGGATTCCTTCCcgtatttttcaaactacAAGCCACAAGTGCCTACGAG TACCTTGAAAAACGTTTCGGAATCGGTGCCCGACTGTTTGCCAGCTTCGTCTACTGGATCCAGCTGCTCTTGTACACAGGAGTCGTCCTGTACGCTCCGTCGTTGGCGCTCGAAGCAACCACCGGCATCTCGAAAACCTGGAGCATTATCACCATTGGTCTGGTTTGCGCCTTTTACTCGAGTATCGGCGGCATTAAGGCCGTCCTAATCACCGACGTATTCCAGAGCATCCTGATGTTCGTCGCCGTGTTCGTTGTCATCGGCATTGCGGTCGGTGACGTTGGCAGCTTGTCCGAGATCTGGAGGATCGCCGAAGAGGGGGGTCGAATAGAGTTTGATAG CATATCGCCGGATCCCACGGTGCGGCACACCTGGTGGAGTCTCATAATCGGCGGTCTCTTCACTTTCCTGTCTCTCTACGGTGTGAACCAGGTTCAAGTTCAGCGCATGTTGACCGTTAA GAGCTTGAAGGCTGCGCAAGCGGCTCTATGGCTGAACTGGCCGATTCTGATGTTCCTTTCCTTCAGCACCAGTTTCTCTGGTCTGGCGATATATAGCAGATACTACAACTGTGATCCCATAAAACAGGGgagaatcaaaaatattgatatgCTGATGCCCCTTTACGTCATGGACACGATGTCCCACGTGCCTGGCCTGCCTGGGCTTTTCGTTGCAG GGATATTCAGCGCCGGGTTGAGCACCGTATCCGCAGCTCTGAACTCCCTGGCCGCGGTAACATTGGAGGACTACATAAAACCAGCCTACAAGCGATGTTACAGCGACGATTTCCCTCTCGCCAGGTCAACTTTGTTCGGAAAATTGCTAGCCTTCACCTTCGGCATCATTTGCATCGCTCTGGCATTTTTGGCTCAGTTTTTGGGCGGTATTTTGCAG GCTAGCTTGACGATATTCGGGGTGGTTGGAGGTCCCTTGCTCGGCATGTTCACCCTCGGAATGTTCACCGAATCGGCGAACCAGCGAGGCGCTATAACCGGGACTCTTGTGGCcttggttttctgcctgtggATTGGATTCGGCCAGCCTCGTCCAGGCGCTCCAAGATTATCGACAACGGATGCGGGCTGCAATGCAACTTACCCGGGAATCTTGAATGCTACAATTACTGAGGCACCGACAACGTTAGCGACCTG GACCAACGCCACCACCGAGGACGATCCGGCCAACTACTTCTATCTCTACCGAATCTCGCACATGTGGTACAGCGCCATTGGCTTCCTGGTGACTTTCCTCGTCGGGTGGCTCGTCAGCAACGTCGAGCGGATCGTCATGAAGGAAGAACAGCCGGAGTTGGATCCGGATCTCTTTATTCCTTGGCTAGCGGGTCGCATAAGGAAGCGACGATTGCGGTTTTTACCGTCATTCGACAAGCTGGCTCTTGAGCCGCGCAGCGTCACTTCGAAGTACACTTTTCACGAGGACAAATCAGAGTCGCCTATCCCAAGAAGCACGGAGTTTTAG
- the LOC124216018 gene encoding putative sodium-dependent multivitamin transporter isoform X1: MTPTLGWADYTVMGVMLIISAGIGIYYRFTGGRQKTTQEYFTANGSMSIIPVGIALMASFMSAVTLLGVSAENYTYGTQFVVINVSYGIGTPIAAYGFLPVFFKLQATSAYEYLEKRFGIGARLFASFVYWIQLLLYTGVVLYAPSLALEATTGISKTWSIITIGLVCAFYSSIGGIKAVLITDVFQSILMFVAVFVVIGIAVGDVGSLSEIWRIAEEGGRIEFDSISPDPTVRHTWWSLIIGGLFTFLSLYGVNQVQVQRMLTVKSLKAAQAALWLNWPILMFLSFSTSFSGLAIYSRYYNCDPIKQGRIKNIDMLMPLYVMDTMSHVPGLPGLFVAVSKLKNFNFYSCKGIFSAGLSTVSAALNSLAAVTLEDYIKPAYKRCYSDDFPLARSTLFGKLLAFTFGIICIALAFLAQFLGGILQASLTIFGVVGGPLLGMFTLGMFTESANQRGAITGTLVALVFCLWIGFGQPRPGAPRLSTTDAGCNATYPGILNATITEAPTTLATWTNATTEDDPANYFYLYRISHMWYSAIGFLVTFLVGWLVSNVERIVMKEEQPELDPDLFIPWLAGRIRKRRLRFLPSFDKLALEPRSVTSKYTFHEDKSESPIPRSTEF; encoded by the exons ATGACTCCAACTTTGGGATGGGCCGATTACACGGTGATGGGAGTGATGTTGATAATCAGCGCTGGAATTGGAATTTATTACAGATTTACAGGCGGTCGTCAGAAAACCACGCAG GAATACTTCACTGCTAATGGATCGATGAGCATAATACCAGTGGGCATCGCTCTCATGGCCTCGTTCATGTCGGCCGTCACTCTCCTCGGCGTTTCCGCCGAGAATTACACCTACGGTACTCAATTTGTCGTCATCAACGTATCCTACGGGATTGGGACTCCGATAGCTGCCTATGGATTCCTTCCcgtatttttcaaactacAAGCCACAAGTGCCTACGAG TACCTTGAAAAACGTTTCGGAATCGGTGCCCGACTGTTTGCCAGCTTCGTCTACTGGATCCAGCTGCTCTTGTACACAGGAGTCGTCCTGTACGCTCCGTCGTTGGCGCTCGAAGCAACCACCGGCATCTCGAAAACCTGGAGCATTATCACCATTGGTCTGGTTTGCGCCTTTTACTCGAGTATCGGCGGCATTAAGGCCGTCCTAATCACCGACGTATTCCAGAGCATCCTGATGTTCGTCGCCGTGTTCGTTGTCATCGGCATTGCGGTCGGTGACGTTGGCAGCTTGTCCGAGATCTGGAGGATCGCCGAAGAGGGGGGTCGAATAGAGTTTGATAG CATATCGCCGGATCCCACGGTGCGGCACACCTGGTGGAGTCTCATAATCGGCGGTCTCTTCACTTTCCTGTCTCTCTACGGTGTGAACCAGGTTCAAGTTCAGCGCATGTTGACCGTTAA GAGCTTGAAGGCTGCGCAAGCGGCTCTATGGCTGAACTGGCCGATTCTGATGTTCCTTTCCTTCAGCACCAGTTTCTCTGGTCTGGCGATATATAGCAGATACTACAACTGTGATCCCATAAAACAGGGgagaatcaaaaatattgatatgCTGATGCCCCTTTACGTCATGGACACGATGTCCCACGTGCCTGGCCTGCCTGGGCTTTTCGTTGCAG tgtcaaaattaaaaaacttcAACTTCTACTCATGCAAAGGGATATTCAGCGCCGGGTTGAGCACCGTATCCGCAGCTCTGAACTCCCTGGCCGCGGTAACATTGGAGGACTACATAAAACCAGCCTACAAGCGATGTTACAGCGACGATTTCCCTCTCGCCAGGTCAACTTTGTTCGGAAAATTGCTAGCCTTCACCTTCGGCATCATTTGCATCGCTCTGGCATTTTTGGCTCAGTTTTTGGGCGGTATTTTGCAG GCTAGCTTGACGATATTCGGGGTGGTTGGAGGTCCCTTGCTCGGCATGTTCACCCTCGGAATGTTCACCGAATCGGCGAACCAGCGAGGCGCTATAACCGGGACTCTTGTGGCcttggttttctgcctgtggATTGGATTCGGCCAGCCTCGTCCAGGCGCTCCAAGATTATCGACAACGGATGCGGGCTGCAATGCAACTTACCCGGGAATCTTGAATGCTACAATTACTGAGGCACCGACAACGTTAGCGACCTG GACCAACGCCACCACCGAGGACGATCCGGCCAACTACTTCTATCTCTACCGAATCTCGCACATGTGGTACAGCGCCATTGGCTTCCTGGTGACTTTCCTCGTCGGGTGGCTCGTCAGCAACGTCGAGCGGATCGTCATGAAGGAAGAACAGCCGGAGTTGGATCCGGATCTCTTTATTCCTTGGCTAGCGGGTCGCATAAGGAAGCGACGATTGCGGTTTTTACCGTCATTCGACAAGCTGGCTCTTGAGCCGCGCAGCGTCACTTCGAAGTACACTTTTCACGAGGACAAATCAGAGTCGCCTATCCCAAGAAGCACGGAGTTTTAG
- the LOC124216020 gene encoding GTP-binding protein 10 homolog produces the protein MVVFTQILGYAARQVSRNYLRGLFMDSLRLHVKGGVGGMGLPRFGGIGGRGGHVYLVAKEGETLKNLSSKLKVHKIIAGEGGNSSQTQLLGKLGEDMTIPVPPGVSVITDQGVKLGELNEPGSKLIVAKGGIGGCRETGFSGQKGEALHIHLDLKLIADACLVGFPNAGKSTLLKAVSRASPKIASYPFTTLRPHIGIMQYKDLRQISVADLPGLIEGAHVNIGMGHRFLKHVERTQLMIVVVDIQGFRLSPKHLRRNCLETIVLLNKELELYKPDLLNMPAILVVNKMDTENATEKLNEVKPLIKEYEQTLATVSDEIRPEKAFVFEAVLPVALRERNVDEIKLLKEKVRTVLDLHAEKKAMKMRGEFPDSELIEKLKQETMQRIPTLV, from the exons ATGGTCGTCTTCACACAAATTTTAGGTTATGCCGCGCGTCAG GTGTCGAGAAACTATCTACGTGGCTTGTTTATGGACTCGTTGCGTCTCCATGTAAAAGGTGGAGTGGGTGGGATGGGCCTGCCTAGATTTGGAGGAATTGGCGGTCGAGGTGGTCACGTATATCTGGTTGCCAAAGAGGGCGAGACTctaaaaaatctttcatccAAATTGAAAGTGCATAAGATAATTGCTGGAGAGGGCGGTAATAGCTCACAAACACAACTTTTAGGTAAACTTGGGGAAGATATGACGATCCCGGTGCCTCCAGGCGTATCTGTGATTACCGATCAGGGTGTAAAATTAg GAGAATTGAATGAGCCAGGTTCCAAGCTGATCGTAGCCAAAGGGGGGATCGGGGGATGTCGAGAAACAGGATTTAGTGGGCAGAAAGGAGAAGCTCTGCATATTCATTTGGATCTCAAGTTAATCGCTGATGCCTGCTTAGTTGGCTTTCCAAATGCAGGAAAAAGCACACTTCTGAAAGCAGTTTCCAGAGCTAGTCCCAAAATTGCATCTTACCCAT TCACAACGCTAAGGCCGCACATTGGTATAATGCAATATAAGGACTTGAGGCAAATCTCTGTAGCAGATTTACCAGGGCTGATCGAAGGTGCTCACGTAAATATAGGAATGGGTCATAGATTTTTGAAGCACGTTGAAAGGACGCAATTGATGATAGTTGTGGTAGATATTCAAGGTTTTAGATTGTCGCCCAAACACTTGCGAAGAAATTGTTTAGAGACGATAGTGTTGCTCAACAAAGAGCTGGAACTTTATAAACCGGACTTACTAAACATGCCTGCTATTCTTGTTGTTAATAAAATGGACACAGAAAACGCCACGGAGAAATTAAACGAGGTGAAACCATTGATCAAGGAATACGAACAGACTTTAGCAACAGTTTCAGACGAAATACGTCCCGAAAAAGCCTTTGTATTCGAAGCCGTTCTGCCCGTTGCCCTCCGCGAGAGGAATGTCGATGAAATCAAGTTGCTTAAGGAAAAAGTACGAACTGTGCTAGATCTACACGCggaaaaaaaagcaatgaAAATGCGAGGAGAATTCCCCGACAGTGAATTAATCGAGAAGCTAAAACAGGAGACTATGCAAAGGATACCAACGCTTGTATAG
- the Tcs4 gene encoding tRNA N6-adenosine threonylcarbamoyltransferase, mitochondrial, which produces MYKLHKMLTSKAGLKCVGRIFAPRKLVGKNIRKLSNNKPAVILGIETSCDDTGCAVVDSNGAILGEALHSQQSVHLDNGGIIPPLAQELHRQKITKVVEKALLSANLRLINVDAIAATVKPGLVMSLLIGTNFGKYLSRVGNKPFIPIHHMEAHALTARMVENIDYPFLVLLISGGHCLLAIAQSVDKFYLLGSTIDDAPGEAFDKTARRLKLRNIPEFSELSGGAAVELAASRATDPEQFKFEVPMVHWEDCNFSSSGLKNAILKHTLREEKKHGIIGDELVPDIYNLCAGFQLAMTRHLCHRTQRAMEFIELKNLIPEKNRTLVVSGGAACNNFIANCLETVSSQMGYRFVRPPPKLCTDNGIMIAWNGVERWLADRGVLRDSEEIENVQVVARTEFGEDWREKVANAHVRCQWVKLKLPYPKTRKS; this is translated from the exons ATGTACAAATTGCACAAAATGTTAACCTCAAAAGCCGGGTTAAAATGCGTGGGAAGAATTTTCGCTCCAAGAAAATTGGTGGGAAAAAACATTAGAAAATTGAGTAATAATAAACCGGCGGTAATACTCGGAATAGAAACAAGCTGTGATGATACAGGTTGTGCAGTTGTCGATAGTAATGGAGCGATACTTGGAGAAGCTTTGCATTCCCAACAGAGCGTTCACCTTGA TAACGGTGGAATAATACCACCTCTTGCCCAAGAATTACATAGGcaaaaaattaccaaagtCGTTGAAAAGGCTCTGCTTTCCGCAAACTTGAGGTTAATAAACGTCGATGCCATAGCTGCGACAGTCAAACCAGGTCTCGTTATGTCTCTGTTGATTGGTACTAATTTTGGAAAGTACTTGTCCAGAGTTGGAAATAAACCATTTATTCCTATACATCACATGGAAGCACATGCTCTGACTGCGAGAATGGTTGAAAAC ATCGATTACCCGTTTCTAGTCCTGTTGATATCTGGTGGTCATTGTTTACTGGCGATAGCTCAAAGCGTGGACAAGTTTTATCTGCTGGGGTCAACGATCGACGATGCACCCGGCGAAGCTTTTGACAAA ACTGCTCGAAGACTCAAGTTGCGAAATATTCCAGAATTCTCTGAACTGTCTGGAGGTGCGGCGGTAGAATTGGCCGCTAGTCGAGCCACAGATCCTGAACAGTTCAAATTCGAGGTACCTATGGTGCATTGGGAGGACTGCAACTTCAGCTCTTCAGGCTTGAAAAATGCTATACTGAAACACACCttgagagaagagaaaaaacacgGCATAATAGGGGATGAACTAGTACcagatatttataatttatgcgCTGGATTCCAATTAGCTATGACACGTCATTTGTGCCACAGAACGCAACGCGCCATGGAATttattgagttgaaaaatctcATTCCAGAAAAAAATCGGACTTTG gTAGTCTCAGGTGGTGCAGCATGCAACAATTTCATTGCAAACTGTCTAGAAACAGTTTCTTCCCAGATGGGATACAGATTTGTCAGACCACCGCCTAAACTTTGTACAGACAATGGTATTATGATCGCCTGGAATGGAGTTGAGAGGTGGTTAGCTGACCGAGGTGTTTTGAGAGATAGCGAAGAGATAGAAAATGTCCAAGTGGTAGCAAGAACCGAGTTCGGTGAAGATTGGAGAGAAAAGGTGGCTAACGCACACGTAAGATGTCAGTGGGTGAAATTAAAACTTCCTTATCCTAAAACACGAAAGAGTTGA